The following are from one region of the Platichthys flesus chromosome 2, fPlaFle2.1, whole genome shotgun sequence genome:
- the synpra gene encoding synaptoporin, with translation MDTANQLVSVGTFQVLKLPLGFIRILEWLFAIFAFATCGGYSGQLRVSVDCMEKASSNLSIAIDFAYPFRLYQVSFEAPVCEGMRRELVFLNGDYSSSAEFFVTIAVFAFLYSLMATIVYIFFKNKYHENNRAPLIDFVVTVVFSFMWLVSSSAWAKALSDVKLATDPDEVQLLITACKDQTNRCGSVHGSRWSGLNTSVVFGFLNFVLWAGNIWFVFKETAWHKGASRLAQGASEKQAGTFNQEPYNQGGFDQTGSHNIQGDLGQPSEYSQVGGPTSYSNQM, from the exons CTTTTTGCCATTTTTGCTTTTGCCACATGTGGGGGCTACTCTGGGCAGCTGCGGGTTAGTGTGGACTGCATGGAGAAGGCCAGCAGCAACCTCAGCATCGCCATCGACTTTGCTTATCCCTTCAG GTTGTACCAGGTGTCCTTCGaagcgcctgtgtgtgaggGCATGAGGAGGGAACTCGTGTTCCTCAATGGAGACTATTCCTCCTCCGCAGAGTTCTTCGTCACCATTGCTGTCTTTGCCTTCCTGTATTCTCTGATGGCGACCATCGTATACATCTTCTTCAAGAATAAATACCATGAGAACAATCGAGCACCGCTCATT GACTTTGTCGTGACAGTGGTGTTCTCCTTCATGTGGCTGGTCAGTTCATCTGCTTGGGCAAAGGCTCTGTCTGATGTGAAACTGGCCACTGATCCAGATGAGGTGCAGCTCCTCATCACGGCCTGCAAAGACCAGACCAACAGGTGTGGCTCAGTGCACGGATCGCGCTGGTCTGGGCTCAACACCTCAGTG GTATTTGGGTTCCTCAACTTTGTTCTATGGGCTGGAAATATCTGGTTTGTCTTTAAGGAGACTGCTTGGCACAAGGGGGCTTCCAGGTTGGCACAAGGGGCGTCTGAGAAACAGGCCGGCACCTTTAACCAGGAGCCCTACAACCAGGGAGGCTTTGACCAGACGGGGAGCCATAACATCCAGGGAGATCTCGGCCAGCCATCTGAGTACAGCCAGGTGGGAGGTCCCACCTCGTACTCCAATCAAATGTAG